One Perognathus longimembris pacificus isolate PPM17 chromosome 2, ASM2315922v1, whole genome shotgun sequence DNA segment encodes these proteins:
- the Pcbd1 gene encoding pterin-4-alpha-carbinolamine dehydratase isoform X1: protein MGYHGQSSWKRLTEFPPKAGKAHRLSAEERDQLLPNLRAVGWNELEGRDAIFKQFHFKDFNRAFGFMTRVALQAEKLDHHPEWFNVYNKVHITLSTHECAGLSERDINLASFIEQVAVSMT, encoded by the exons ATGGGTTACCATGGTCAAAGCAGCTGGAAGAGGCTGACAGAATTTCCACCAAAG GCTGGCAAAGCACACAGGCTAAGTGCTGAGGAGCGGGACCAGCTGCTGCCAAACCTGAGGGCTGTAGGGTGGAATGAGCTGGAAGGCCGAGATGCTATCTTCAAGCAGTTCCATTTCAAAGACTTCAACAGG GCTTTTGGCTTCATGACAAGAGTGGCCCTGCAGGCTGAGAAGTTGGACCACCATCCCGAATGGTTTAACGTGTACAACAAG GTCCACATCACCTTGAGCACCCATGAGTGTGCGGGCCTTTCAGAACGGGACATAAACCTGGCCAGCTTCATTGAGCAAGTAGCAGTATCCATGACATAG
- the Pcbd1 gene encoding pterin-4-alpha-carbinolamine dehydratase isoform X2, translated as MAGKAHRLSAEERDQLLPNLRAVGWNELEGRDAIFKQFHFKDFNRAFGFMTRVALQAEKLDHHPEWFNVYNKVHITLSTHECAGLSERDINLASFIEQVAVSMT; from the exons ATG GCTGGCAAAGCACACAGGCTAAGTGCTGAGGAGCGGGACCAGCTGCTGCCAAACCTGAGGGCTGTAGGGTGGAATGAGCTGGAAGGCCGAGATGCTATCTTCAAGCAGTTCCATTTCAAAGACTTCAACAGG GCTTTTGGCTTCATGACAAGAGTGGCCCTGCAGGCTGAGAAGTTGGACCACCATCCCGAATGGTTTAACGTGTACAACAAG GTCCACATCACCTTGAGCACCCATGAGTGTGCGGGCCTTTCAGAACGGGACATAAACCTGGCCAGCTTCATTGAGCAAGTAGCAGTATCCATGACATAG